CCGCCGTCTCCAATCGAGTACGACATCCCCTGCCTGGCCCAATACCAACCTTGATCGCATCTACGCCAAGTCCTGCCAAGAATTCAGCACCTTCAGCCGTACCTACATTCCCAACTGCCAATTCGAACCTGCCAAACTTTTTTCTAAAGTTCTTTACGGCTTCACGAATCACTTCAGAATCAGCGTGAGCTATATCCATGAGAATGATATCTGTCTCAGCCTCTATCAGTGCCTCTGCTCTCTCCATATAATCACCCACTGCGCCGATAGATGCACCCACCAACAACCTGCCCTTCTTGTCTTTGGATGAGTATGGCTTCTGCTTAGCCATCTTTAAGTCACGCATGGTGATCAATCCTTTTACCTTTCTTTTGGAATCTATCAATGGCAACTTCTCGATTCTATTGTCGAACATTAATTTTTCGGCTTCGTCCATGCTTATGCCTGGCTTGGCCGTAATCATCTCAGAAAACGGCGTCATAAATTCAGTGACTAATTTTTCATTTTGATTCACCGCCGGCATGTCCCTATGACTAAGTATGCCCGCAAGTACGCCGTTGCCGGCATCTTCTTCAATCAAAATACTACTTGAGTTTTTCTCGTTGATAAGTTTCTTGGCCTCGCCCATGGTGGCCTTCTTGTGAACTATCAGCGGGTTCTCGATTACAAAAGAGTGCTGGCTCTTAACATATTCTACTCTGCGCACCTCTTCTTCAATTGAACAGTTTCGATCTAAGAATCCAAAGGCGCCTTCTAGCGAAAGGGTTTTCATCATCTCTTCGCCAGTCACAGTATCCATATTCGCTCCAACAATAGGTATAGCAATATCAATATTGCGAGAGAGAGGCATGGTTAGGTCAATCACCTTCCTACTCTTAACCACGGCGTGCTGAGGTCGCATTAGAAAATCATTATATGTGGCTCCGTAGAATATCTCTTCAAGTCTAATTTTCATACATGAAAATTATAATCTAAACGGCAAACAATACAATGGCGAAGGACCTTGGCATGGCCTTCTCGAGTACGGGCTGTATTTCTCTGCTGAGAAATCACCCTCTCGCTCGGCTCCAGTCGAGCCTGCGCGGGCCTCTCGAAAGCCTTACCAGAGTCCCATAATAAAAGTCACCATAGACAATCATGAATACAATGGCCGCCTTTTTGGCTGCAAAGGCAGCCATTGTATTCGGTAGGATTAAGCCCTCGGGCCTGCGAAACTTGCACGAAGCCGCCGCGGCTACTCAATTTTAATTAAAAAGCCCCGCCGGAGGCGGGGCTTGCGTAAGCATGCCTAATCTAGACTCTTATGCCAATAAATTCTCTCTATCTTTCGAGTACCACCATACGTAGCATCATGAACTTCGGGTACGCCAGATGAGTTGGAGGCGTTACTAATAGCCTTATCGTTGCCAGCATAGAAGCCCACGTGAAGATGTCCGCCCTGCCTTTCCCACACAATAACCGCACCCACTTTTAGTTCAGGAACTTCCTGCCAGCCAAAAGACAACATATCCTTCTCTGTGCTCTCGACAGTAGCGTGGATATCTTTGATTAATTTCTGCAAATAAAGAACTGCCGATACGAAAACGGCACAACTTTTGCCACCGTTATCCAGAAGATCAACCTCTTGATTTTCAGCCAATCCAAATAGATTACGAAACATGTTGTTCTCGCCTTTGGCCGAATTACTAATCATTGTCAAATAATTCTTTAACTTTAGAAGTTTGATCGTCATGGCAATGGCATTGTATCACATACGCCCAAAACAAAACCAGCCCCATGATGGGACTGGTTTTGTTTTGTAGTTCTTATCTAGGAGCCACCTCTTTCCATTCCGGTATTGGCTTTTGGACATTTACACCGCCAGTGCCGCCATCAGCAACGGAACTCGTCTGATATGTGCACGATAGACCACTACCATCGACAACTCTTAAGCTTGGATAAAATATGCCCTCTGATTGATACTCGTGAGTCGTAGTAGCCAGTGTCGAACCGCCCTCAGGTAATTCTGTGCCATCGCCAAATACCCATTTCCATAAATGCGAAGCATGGCCAAACGCAAGTCCATCATAAAATTCCACGTTAGGCGCATCTCCATTAAATAAGACCGGAAGTCCTACCGCTGGTCTAGTTGGACTGAATGTAAAGTCAGCCTTAGGATAAGCATTTACTGGCGTACTCCATGTAGCTGGTGATGATACCAGCCAATCAGATACATAGCCAAGAGTATCGCGCAGTCTTACTCTAGCCTTGTAGGTCTTGTTATAACTATATTCTGGATCAGTTGTAATGTTCACAACGCGAGATGCATATCTGTCACCACCAAGAGAGCTTGGAACTAAAGCGTTAGGATTCTCGACAACGTTATTTATATCGCTAAAAGCTTGGCCACTCTCAACGATCTGCATGTCATATGAAGCCTGAGGATTTTCACCCGAATACGTCCAGGTTAGCTGGACGAACGCTCCGCCGCCAAAACAATAATCATTTGTGCTTGGCAATACTAGACCGATGTTACTGCCCAATGGCGGATTCGAAGTAATAACCTGGCACGTGGCCGTCTGGCTAGCACTTGTTACGATTACATTATTTGTGCCTGAGGCTGCGTATCTAGTAGTAAACGAACTCCCACTTCCAGTTGCTGGAGTGCCACCACCCGACCAAGAGAATGTACCATTGCCACCAGTAGCGGTTATAGTCGCATCAACGTTAGTTTGAGCATTTTGAGTAGTCGGGCTACAAGATAAGGGTAGTATAGGCGTCGGCGTAGGAGTTGGAACCGGTGTCGGCGTGGGACCGGAGCTAACTACAATTGTAGATGCCCAAACGCCACCGAAATAAGAGTCAGCTACCGGGGCCGCACAAGTGGTTCCATCTGGCTTCATGTAGAGAGCGCCAGCAGTATGCACCATTTGCATAGCAAAGGGGTACGATCCTTCTGCCGCAGGAGCAGTCAACGAGAAGCTCCATCTAGGCGTATCCCCCGGATTAATCACTGCTGGCAAGTGGCCATACGTCGGACTTATAATCGGAGCGCCGCCTGTTTTTACAAATTTAAAATAATTACCGTTATACCACATAGTGTCTCCCGCATTATTTACATCAGCATAAAAGCTTTGCGTTTCTCCTGGAGTCATGGTGATAGAACTCGGTAAATTCGTGCTAGGTATCGAGGCATTTTCTCCACAAGTAGCTGGCGCTGGCGCCGGAGCAG
The window above is part of the Candidatus Yanofskybacteria bacterium genome. Proteins encoded here:
- a CDS encoding IMP dehydrogenase, with the translated sequence MKIRLEEIFYGATYNDFLMRPQHAVVKSRKVIDLTMPLSRNIDIAIPIVGANMDTVTGEEMMKTLSLEGAFGFLDRNCSIEEEVRRVEYVKSQHSFVIENPLIVHKKATMGEAKKLINEKNSSSILIEEDAGNGVLAGILSHRDMPAVNQNEKLVTEFMTPFSEMITAKPGISMDEAEKLMFDNRIEKLPLIDSKRKVKGLITMRDLKMAKQKPYSSKDKKGRLLVGASIGAVGDYMERAEALIEAETDIILMDIAHADSEVIREAVKNFRKKFGRFELAVGNVGTAEGAEFLAGLGVDAIKVGIGPGRGCRTRLETAAGVPQLQAVREAYLAVGGKVPIIADGGTKNDKDIFLAIATGASTVMQGSMLSGTDEAPGIIVEDPATRQKVKFYRGMTSPEAVVDGTKGETEEALSTPSEGQSIRVPIVGSVVDILHRVKGHLQSSVSYAGEKDMVSAHKKIAKNPEKYLIKLSSASRAESFDR